Proteins from a genomic interval of Nocardioidaceae bacterium:
- a CDS encoding multicopper oxidase domain-containing protein, with translation MTMSRRELMKLSLAGGVALGLPVQRAFAGEDNLSDRLPDSALPQPYTVPFRRVPALRPVQSDATTDYYRLAMHPVVAEVIAGYRTPMWGYNGLVPGPTIRQRRGRASVVRCVNQLPAEHPTLDYVPWTSLHLHGSASLPQYDGYASDITMPGQWKDYRYPNTQQARTLWYHDHGVHHTAQNVYMGLAGQYHLLDRRERRLPIPKGWYDVALTVGDMMFKQDGSLLFHTDGEDGFYGDVIAVNGRAWPAMRVARRRYRFRILNASVSRAYAWYLSDGTPLQVIGTDGGLMPAPATVDRLPHAPGERYEVVIDFSRYPPGARVELRNKHPRNTTRYRHTDKVMAFDVTDAPFRRRHDQVPSRLRPRTPAMTWREDDSVATRAFDFGRQGGEWAINETTWRDVVDSGFTAVLASPLTDTFEVWELNNLHGGWHHPAHIHFVDLRILSRNGGPPHPHERGAKDVVFLGENESVRVLVGFEGGHGRYMMHCHDLVHEDHDMMAQFEILDPAGDAYDPFDDPPRHDPEDEW, from the coding sequence ATGACGATGTCGAGACGTGAGCTGATGAAGCTGTCCCTGGCCGGAGGAGTCGCTCTCGGCCTACCGGTGCAGCGAGCTTTCGCCGGCGAGGACAACCTGTCGGACCGTCTCCCGGACAGCGCCCTGCCGCAGCCGTACACGGTGCCCTTCCGTCGGGTGCCGGCGCTGCGCCCCGTGCAGTCCGACGCGACGACCGACTACTACCGGCTGGCGATGCACCCGGTGGTCGCCGAGGTGATCGCCGGCTACCGGACACCGATGTGGGGGTACAACGGGCTGGTCCCCGGGCCCACCATCCGGCAACGCCGCGGTCGCGCCTCGGTCGTGCGGTGCGTGAACCAGCTGCCGGCCGAGCACCCCACGCTCGACTACGTGCCGTGGACGTCCCTGCACCTGCACGGCTCCGCGTCGCTGCCGCAGTACGACGGGTACGCCAGCGACATCACCATGCCCGGGCAGTGGAAGGACTACCGCTACCCGAACACCCAGCAGGCCCGCACGCTCTGGTACCACGACCACGGGGTGCACCACACCGCCCAGAACGTCTACATGGGTCTCGCAGGTCAGTACCACCTCCTGGACCGGCGCGAGCGCCGGCTGCCGATCCCGAAGGGCTGGTACGACGTCGCCCTGACCGTCGGCGACATGATGTTCAAGCAGGACGGGTCGCTGCTGTTCCACACCGACGGGGAGGACGGCTTCTACGGCGACGTCATCGCGGTCAACGGACGCGCCTGGCCGGCGATGCGCGTCGCCCGCCGCCGGTACCGGTTCCGCATCCTGAACGCCTCGGTCTCGCGTGCGTACGCCTGGTACCTCTCCGACGGCACGCCGCTGCAGGTGATCGGGACCGACGGAGGGCTCATGCCGGCTCCGGCCACCGTCGACCGGCTCCCCCACGCGCCGGGCGAGCGCTACGAGGTCGTCATCGACTTCTCGAGGTATCCCCCGGGCGCCCGGGTGGAGCTGCGCAACAAGCATCCGCGCAACACGACCAGGTACCGCCACACCGACAAGGTCATGGCCTTCGACGTCACCGACGCACCCTTCCGCCGCAGACACGACCAGGTGCCGAGCCGGTTGCGTCCGCGGACACCGGCCATGACGTGGCGCGAGGACGACAGCGTCGCCACGCGCGCCTTCGACTTCGGTCGCCAGGGCGGCGAGTGGGCCATCAACGAGACCACCTGGCGGGACGTCGTCGACAGCGGCTTCACCGCCGTGCTGGCGTCGCCTCTGACGGACACCTTCGAGGTCTGGGAGCTGAACAACCTGCACGGCGGATGGCACCACCCCGCCCACATCCACTTCGTCGACCTACGGATCCTCAGCCGCAACGGCGGGCCGCCTCACCCGCACGAGCGGGGAGCGAAGGACGTCGTCTTCCTCGGGGAGAACGAGAGCGTGCGCGTCCTCGTCGGCTTCGAGGGCGGGCATGGGCGCTACATGATGCACTGCCACGACCTCGTGCACGAGGACCACGACATGATGGCGCAGTTCGAGATCCTCGACCCCGCGGGAGACGCGTACGACCCCTTCGACGACCCGCCGCGGCACGACCCGGAGGACGAGTGGTGA
- a CDS encoding response regulator transcription factor yields MSSLARTPVGVERRLRRVLVVDDHEAICDLLATVMTPERGLECIGTAVTADRALRLLSAQRPDVVLMDVRLGSDDGIALTRVIVDRDPAVAVVLLTGLPVQDLLSRALASGASALLEKSRGLSEVFDAIHRARPGIFSSPSGHLLGLARSSGAATEISLTPREREVLEMLAAGRDISTISRSLAISIHTGRGHVKSLLGKLGVHSQLQAVAKAHELGLVHTPASQTDDER; encoded by the coding sequence ATGTCGTCTCTCGCCCGCACTCCGGTCGGTGTCGAGCGGAGGCTGCGTCGCGTGCTGGTCGTCGACGACCACGAGGCCATCTGCGACCTCCTCGCCACCGTCATGACCCCCGAGCGCGGTCTCGAGTGCATCGGGACCGCGGTGACAGCCGATCGCGCCCTGCGCCTGCTGTCGGCCCAACGCCCCGACGTGGTGCTCATGGACGTCCGCCTGGGGTCGGACGACGGCATCGCCCTGACCCGGGTGATCGTCGACCGCGACCCCGCCGTCGCCGTGGTCCTGCTGACCGGCCTCCCGGTGCAGGACCTGCTCAGCAGAGCCCTCGCAAGCGGAGCCAGCGCCCTGTTGGAGAAGAGTCGAGGACTCAGCGAGGTCTTCGACGCGATCCACCGCGCTCGACCGGGGATCTTCAGCTCACCGTCCGGCCATCTGCTCGGTCTCGCACGGTCGTCCGGAGCGGCCACCGAGATCAGCCTCACGCCCCGCGAGCGGGAGGTGCTCGAGATGTTGGCGGCCGGACGAGACATCAGCACGATCAGTCGCTCGCTCGCCATCTCGATCCACACCGGCCGCGGGCACGTGAAGTCCCTCCTGGGGAAGCTGGGGGTCCACAGCCAGCTGCAGGCAGTGGCGAAGGCGCACGAGCTGGGTCTGGTGCACACCCCCGCCTCCCAGACCGACGACGAGCGCTGA
- a CDS encoding winged helix-turn-helix domain-containing protein, with amino-acid sequence MGRIRLFGLTRVDSGTSTIVGFPSVKSRQLLELLALTPGIPVDKARLAENLWDGDPPPSFAGSLESHVCRLRRLMSEAGWTSAIVTVAGGYVLDPGVPVDVAVAREVLAGSLDLTPPRACLRVAAIAPPPSATLLASSPFSAYAEEARADLASMMSTAMRRACAGALSLGDGDLAVWLGRRALQEEPLCDANALALMRAMTAAGATCEAFRVYADFRDRVRDELGVEPGADVQRFYLAELQRNDRDRATVAPVERALLRRLLSSTGPSGG; translated from the coding sequence TTGGGACGCATCAGGCTGTTCGGACTCACCCGGGTCGACAGCGGGACCAGCACCATCGTCGGCTTCCCCAGCGTCAAGTCGCGGCAGCTGCTCGAGCTGCTGGCGCTGACGCCGGGCATCCCCGTCGACAAGGCGCGCCTCGCCGAGAACCTGTGGGACGGAGACCCACCACCGTCGTTCGCGGGATCGCTGGAGAGCCACGTCTGCCGGCTCCGTCGTCTGATGTCGGAGGCGGGCTGGACCTCGGCGATCGTCACCGTCGCCGGCGGCTACGTGCTGGATCCCGGGGTCCCCGTCGACGTCGCCGTGGCACGCGAGGTGCTCGCCGGATCACTGGACCTGACCCCGCCGCGGGCGTGCCTGCGAGTGGCGGCGATCGCTCCGCCCCCCTCGGCCACGTTGCTCGCGAGCAGCCCCTTCTCCGCGTACGCCGAGGAGGCCCGAGCCGATCTGGCCAGCATGATGTCCACCGCGATGCGACGCGCCTGCGCCGGCGCACTCAGCCTCGGCGACGGCGACCTCGCGGTGTGGCTGGGCCGCCGGGCCCTGCAGGAGGAGCCCCTGTGCGACGCGAACGCCCTGGCACTCATGCGCGCCATGACCGCGGCGGGTGCCACCTGTGAGGCGTTCCGGGTGTACGCCGATTTCCGCGACCGCGTCCGCGACGAGCTCGGCGTGGAGCCGGGGGCGGACGTGCAGCGCTTCTACCTCGCCGAGCTGCAGCGCAACGACCGGGACCGTGCCACGGTCGCACCGGTCGAACGTGCGCTGCTGCGACGACTGCTGTCGTCCACCGGCCCGAGCGGTGGGTGA
- a CDS encoding histidine phosphatase family protein encodes MSEPRRLVLLRHGRTAWNAERRAQGHSDVALDEVGRAQAEATGPVLGAMRPDVVWSSDLSRALETGSAVARAAAVTLTVDERLRERSLGVLEGLTYDELAAQRPDDLAAWEAGGRSWAALPGAETDADLAARYCAAVADVVGDLTPGGLAVVAAHGACTKVGLGVLTGLGESFAREAGVLDNCGWVELLERTDRPRSSAVESAEAAVAGEAGRWRLMAYNRSVASIADLL; translated from the coding sequence GTGAGCGAGCCGCGGCGACTCGTGCTGCTGCGCCACGGTCGCACCGCCTGGAACGCCGAACGACGGGCGCAGGGGCACTCCGACGTGGCCCTCGACGAGGTCGGGCGGGCGCAGGCCGAGGCGACCGGGCCCGTGCTGGGGGCCATGCGACCGGACGTGGTGTGGTCCTCCGACCTCTCCCGGGCCCTGGAGACCGGCAGCGCCGTCGCCCGCGCCGCCGCGGTCACGCTCACCGTGGACGAGAGACTCCGCGAGCGTTCGCTCGGCGTGCTGGAGGGCCTGACGTACGACGAGCTCGCCGCGCAGCGTCCCGACGACCTCGCGGCCTGGGAGGCCGGGGGGCGTTCCTGGGCCGCTCTGCCGGGCGCCGAGACCGACGCCGACCTCGCCGCGCGGTACTGCGCCGCCGTCGCCGACGTGGTCGGCGACCTGACGCCCGGCGGGCTGGCCGTGGTGGCGGCCCACGGGGCCTGCACGAAGGTCGGTCTCGGTGTGCTCACCGGGCTCGGGGAGTCCTTCGCACGCGAGGCCGGTGTGCTGGACAACTGCGGCTGGGTGGAGCTCCTCGAGCGGACCGACCGACCGCGCAGCTCGGCGGTCGAGAGCGCTGAGGCCGCGGTGGCGGGCGAGGCCGGTCGATGGCGTCTGATGGCCTACAACCGCAGCGTCGCGAGCATCGCGGACCTGCTCTGA
- the rsfS gene encoding ribosome silencing factor, which yields MTATDRAVELVHTAARAASDKLAHQIVAFDVSEQLYITDAFLVCSAPNDRQVKSIVDAVEEALRGAGAKPVRREGEREGRWVLLDYTDIVVHVQHEEERSFYALERLWRDCPLLDLPAEVTSGREGPAPTTDSTAG from the coding sequence GTGACAGCCACCGACCGTGCCGTCGAGCTCGTGCACACCGCCGCGCGTGCCGCCTCCGACAAGCTCGCCCACCAGATCGTCGCCTTCGACGTCTCCGAGCAGCTCTACATCACCGATGCGTTCCTGGTCTGCTCCGCGCCGAACGACCGGCAGGTGAAGTCGATCGTCGACGCCGTCGAGGAGGCACTGCGGGGCGCCGGGGCCAAGCCCGTGCGCCGCGAGGGCGAGCGCGAGGGGCGGTGGGTCCTGCTGGACTACACCGACATCGTCGTGCACGTGCAGCACGAGGAGGAGCGGTCCTTCTACGCGCTCGAGCGGCTGTGGCGCGACTGCCCGTTGCTCGACCTCCCTGCCGAGGTGACCTCGGGCCGCGAGGGGCCCGCACCCACGACGGACTCGACCGCCGGGTGA
- the nadD gene encoding nicotinate-nucleotide adenylyltransferase produces MGGTFDPIHHGHLVAASEVQGWFGLDEVVFVPTGQPWQKVDREVSPAEDRYLMTVVATAANPRFTVSRVDIDREGPTYTVDTLRDLRAVMPEADLYFITGADALASIFTWRDHDELFELAHFVGCTRPGYELDDASLDGVPSDRLTLVEIPALAISSTDCRRRREQGQPVWYLVPDGVVQYISKYGLYDSDADPVVETPAAVSTHLPTPEDT; encoded by the coding sequence ATGGGTGGCACCTTCGACCCCATCCACCACGGTCACCTGGTGGCCGCCAGCGAGGTGCAGGGCTGGTTCGGGCTCGACGAGGTCGTGTTCGTCCCCACCGGCCAGCCCTGGCAGAAGGTGGACCGTGAGGTCTCGCCCGCCGAGGACAGATACCTGATGACCGTCGTGGCCACCGCGGCGAACCCGCGCTTCACCGTCAGCCGCGTCGACATCGACCGCGAAGGACCGACGTACACGGTCGACACGTTGCGCGACCTGCGTGCCGTCATGCCCGAGGCGGACCTGTACTTCATCACCGGCGCCGACGCTCTCGCCTCGATCTTCACCTGGCGCGACCACGACGAGCTCTTCGAGCTCGCGCACTTCGTGGGGTGCACGCGCCCCGGGTACGAGCTCGACGACGCGTCGCTGGACGGCGTGCCGTCGGACCGGTTGACGCTCGTGGAGATCCCGGCGCTCGCGATCTCCTCGACCGACTGTCGGCGTCGACGTGAGCAGGGACAGCCCGTGTGGTATCTCGTGCCCGACGGCGTGGTGCAGTACATCTCGAAGTACGGCCTGTACGACAGCGACGCCGACCCCGTCGTCGAGACCCCCGCCGCCGTCTCGACCCACCTCCCGACCCCCGAGGACACCTGA
- a CDS encoding DMT family transporter translates to MISTAIVLALGSALAYAVGNSMQHQAAGRVERGRSATGLWRGFVSSPLWLFGTVVGLVALLLHALALGLGEIARVQPFMILGVALAVPIRAMLSRRAPTGVELGTVGVAVVGLILVLLAVEPVADRPLSTAAGVIVMGVGALLLVVLGASAWRLMPPASRFGFVLALGAGVGFGVNAALMKALSEDPPGWVAWIGDPVAWAFVVMGVLAFGLNQSAYHFAPLAVTLPVLNVVAVLEAIVLGMVFFDEVPAYGPLNLLGSAVGLLLMVLSLRLAALVTHDEDTATQPARAAVRVRR, encoded by the coding sequence GTGATCTCGACCGCCATCGTGCTCGCGCTGGGTTCGGCGCTCGCGTACGCGGTCGGCAACTCCATGCAGCACCAGGCCGCCGGCCGTGTGGAGCGGGGTCGCTCGGCCACCGGACTGTGGCGTGGCTTCGTGAGCTCCCCTCTGTGGCTGTTCGGCACCGTGGTCGGCCTCGTCGCGCTGTTGCTGCACGCCCTGGCACTCGGTCTCGGTGAGATCGCCCGGGTCCAGCCCTTCATGATCCTGGGGGTCGCGCTGGCGGTGCCGATCCGCGCGATGCTCTCGCGCCGCGCGCCCACCGGTGTCGAGCTCGGCACGGTCGGCGTCGCCGTGGTCGGTCTGATCCTCGTGCTGTTGGCGGTCGAGCCGGTGGCCGACCGTCCGCTGTCGACCGCCGCCGGGGTGATCGTCATGGGCGTCGGAGCGCTGCTGCTGGTCGTGCTCGGCGCCTCGGCGTGGCGGCTGATGCCGCCGGCCTCACGGTTCGGCTTCGTCCTCGCACTCGGTGCCGGTGTCGGGTTCGGCGTCAACGCCGCGCTCATGAAGGCCCTCTCGGAGGACCCGCCGGGATGGGTCGCGTGGATCGGCGACCCCGTCGCCTGGGCGTTCGTGGTCATGGGCGTCCTCGCCTTCGGGCTGAACCAGTCGGCGTACCACTTCGCTCCGCTGGCCGTGACGCTGCCCGTGCTCAACGTCGTGGCCGTCCTCGAGGCGATCGTGCTCGGCATGGTGTTCTTCGACGAGGTGCCGGCCTACGGACCCCTCAACCTGCTCGGTTCTGCCGTCGGTCTGCTGCTGATGGTGCTCTCCCTGCGCCTGGCCGCGCTCGTCACGCACGACGAGGACACCGCGACGCAGCCGGCGCGGGCAGCCGTCCGCGTACGACGGTAG
- a CDS encoding glutamate-5-semialdehyde dehydrogenase, with product MHPTGSDDVPGGATEAVRHAALAAREASYALATATRERKDAGLHAMADAVEGPHLEAILEANADDVARAESGASAHLVDRLRLDTARVQGLATGLRDLAGLPDPVGQVVRGSTLANGLELRQVRVPFGVVGMIYEARPNVTADAAGICLKSGNAVLLRGSGTAASSNRAITTALREGLVAADLPPAAVQLLDAADRASARALMQARGLVDLLVPRGGAGLIRSVVEESTVPVIETGVGNCHVYVDAEVDADQAVAVVLNSKTHRTSVCNSAETLLVHADHVAGGLAARLVAALQDAGVTVHGDPTTASLPGLPAQVVPASAEDWDAEYLGMHMAVAVVADLEAALAHVRRHSSAHTEAICTTSQAAARRFVAGVDSAAVLVNASTRFTDGGEFGFGAEIGISTQKLHARGPMGLPEMTTTKYVLTGDGHVR from the coding sequence ATGCACCCGACAGGCAGCGACGACGTCCCCGGCGGAGCGACCGAGGCGGTGCGGCACGCGGCGCTGGCGGCCCGGGAGGCCTCGTACGCCCTCGCCACGGCCACGCGCGAGCGCAAGGACGCCGGGCTGCACGCCATGGCCGACGCCGTCGAGGGCCCGCACCTCGAGGCGATCCTCGAGGCCAACGCCGACGACGTCGCGCGCGCCGAGAGCGGAGCGAGTGCCCATCTCGTCGACAGGTTGCGGCTCGACACCGCCCGGGTGCAGGGCCTGGCGACGGGGCTGCGCGACCTCGCGGGACTGCCCGATCCGGTGGGCCAGGTCGTCCGAGGGTCGACGCTCGCGAACGGGCTCGAGCTGCGTCAGGTGCGGGTCCCGTTCGGAGTCGTCGGGATGATCTACGAGGCGCGACCCAACGTCACCGCCGACGCGGCCGGCATCTGCCTGAAGTCGGGCAACGCGGTGCTGCTGCGCGGCTCGGGCACCGCTGCCTCCTCCAACCGCGCCATCACCACGGCTCTGCGCGAGGGCCTGGTCGCAGCCGATCTCCCGCCCGCGGCGGTGCAGCTGCTCGACGCCGCTGACCGCGCGAGCGCCCGCGCGCTGATGCAGGCCCGCGGCCTGGTGGACCTGCTGGTCCCGCGCGGCGGTGCAGGTCTGATCCGCTCGGTCGTGGAGGAGTCCACGGTGCCCGTCATCGAGACCGGTGTCGGCAACTGCCACGTCTACGTCGACGCCGAGGTCGACGCCGACCAGGCGGTCGCGGTCGTGCTGAACTCCAAGACGCACCGCACCTCGGTCTGCAACTCCGCCGAGACGCTGCTGGTGCACGCCGACCATGTGGCCGGCGGGCTGGCAGCCCGGCTGGTGGCAGCGCTGCAGGACGCCGGCGTCACCGTGCACGGCGATCCGACGACCGCCTCCCTGCCGGGGCTCCCCGCCCAGGTCGTCCCCGCGAGCGCCGAGGACTGGGACGCCGAGTACCTCGGGATGCACATGGCCGTGGCCGTCGTCGCGGACCTCGAGGCGGCGCTGGCCCACGTACGCCGCCACTCCTCGGCCCACACCGAGGCGATCTGCACCACCTCCCAGGCGGCGGCGCGGCGGTTCGTCGCAGGGGTGGACTCCGCCGCCGTGCTGGTCAACGCCTCGACGCGCTTCACCGATGGGGGCGAGTTCGGGTTCGGCGCCGAGATCGGCATCTCCACCCAGAAGCTGCACGCCCGCGGCCCGATGGGGCTGCCGGAGATGACGACGACGAAGTACGTGCTCACCGGCGACGGCCACGTGCGCTAG
- a CDS encoding glutamate 5-kinase, whose translation MSGSDAGQERPEVATAARVVVKVGSSSLTSVDGGLDDTRLAALVDAVAGVRARAAEVVLVSSGAIAAGLAPLGLKRRPRDLATQQAAAAVGQGLLVRRWTEELARHGLTAGQVLLTADDVTRRGHYRNAHRTFARLLELGVVPVVNENDTVATGEIRFGDNDRLAALVAHLVHADLLVLLSDVDGLYDGPPTAPGSRLVPVVAHGSDLAGIDVGSVGGAGVGTGGMRTKLQAARIATGAGIPVVLAAAAHAAEALGARETGTLFRVTGRRRPTRLLWLAHATEPMGQLHLDAGAVRAVVQGRASLLPVGVVRREGTFSAGDPVDLVDPAGRAVARGLVSYDADEVDDVAGRTTAALTRMRGPAYERELVHRDDLVLLDDAAAVEQTPGSDS comes from the coding sequence GTGAGCGGCTCCGACGCCGGGCAGGAGCGCCCCGAGGTCGCGACCGCGGCCCGGGTGGTCGTCAAGGTCGGCTCCTCGTCGCTGACCTCGGTCGACGGCGGACTCGACGACACCCGGCTGGCCGCGCTCGTCGACGCGGTCGCGGGCGTCCGCGCGCGCGCCGCGGAGGTCGTGCTCGTCTCCTCCGGCGCCATCGCCGCCGGTCTGGCACCGCTGGGACTGAAGCGGCGCCCGCGCGATCTCGCCACCCAGCAGGCTGCAGCGGCGGTCGGCCAGGGTCTGCTCGTCCGCCGCTGGACCGAGGAGCTGGCACGCCACGGACTCACCGCCGGGCAGGTGCTCCTCACCGCCGACGACGTCACACGCCGCGGGCACTACCGCAACGCGCACCGCACGTTCGCGAGGCTCCTGGAGCTCGGCGTCGTCCCCGTCGTCAACGAGAACGACACGGTCGCCACGGGGGAGATCCGCTTCGGTGACAACGACCGCCTCGCCGCGCTCGTGGCCCATCTGGTGCACGCCGACCTGCTGGTCCTCCTCAGCGACGTGGACGGTCTCTACGACGGACCACCGACGGCGCCGGGCAGCCGCCTGGTCCCGGTGGTCGCTCACGGCTCGGACCTCGCCGGCATCGACGTCGGCTCCGTCGGCGGGGCGGGGGTCGGCACGGGCGGCATGCGTACGAAGCTGCAGGCCGCCCGCATCGCCACCGGTGCGGGGATCCCCGTCGTGCTGGCCGCCGCCGCGCACGCCGCGGAGGCGCTCGGGGCCCGCGAGACCGGCACGCTCTTCCGGGTGACCGGGAGACGTCGTCCCACGCGCTTGCTCTGGCTGGCCCACGCCACCGAGCCGATGGGGCAGCTGCACCTCGACGCCGGAGCCGTACGCGCGGTCGTGCAGGGACGCGCCTCGCTGCTGCCGGTCGGGGTCGTCCGCCGTGAGGGCACCTTCAGTGCGGGGGACCCCGTCGACCTCGTCGACCCCGCAGGCCGTGCGGTCGCCCGGGGTCTGGTCAGCTACGACGCCGACGAGGTCGACGACGTCGCCGGGCGCACGACCGCGGCGCTGACCCGGATGCGGGGTCCGGCGTACGAGCGCGAGCTGGTGCACCGCGACGACCTCGTGCTCCTCGACGACGCGGCAGCAGTCGAGCAGACGCCCGGATCAGACAGCTGA
- the obgE gene encoding GTPase ObgE, with product MALPTFVDQVTLDIAAGRGGNGVASVHREKFKPLGGPDGGNGGPGGSVVLRVDSSVTTLVDYHHQPRRRAGHGGHGAGGHRNGHHGEDLVLPVPDGTVVTEGGTVLADLVGEGTEMVIAAGGRGGLGNAALASSKRKAPGFALLGEPGEERQVVLELKVVADIGLVGFPSAGKSSLIAALSRARPKIADYPFTTLVPNLGVVVAGDVTFTVADVPGLIEGASDGKGLGHDFLRHVERCAAIVHVVDTASLESDRDPVRDLEVIERELARYGGLEDRPRLVVLNKVDLPDGSDLADIVEADVRALGHPVLRVSALTGEGLRPLSFAMAEIVAAARAAEPAAEPTRIVIRPSVAGSGADFTIKQTGEGWRVRGDKPERWVRQTDFSNDEAVGFLADRLNRLGVEERLVKLGAVEGDAVLIGHPDNAVVFDFKPGMDAGEQNLGRRGEDSRFSEQRPAAVRRRAIDEAFAGREPHEARADIALRLAEQGIVLDAAEEADYLRGDAGRADWESAWDEDDPGVDPEQGDDEQGDDEQGDDEQGDDEVEVTWASDLEPRS from the coding sequence ATGGCGCTGCCGACCTTCGTCGACCAGGTCACCCTCGACATCGCCGCAGGACGCGGGGGCAACGGCGTCGCCTCGGTCCACCGCGAGAAGTTCAAGCCCCTCGGGGGCCCCGACGGCGGCAACGGCGGTCCCGGCGGCTCGGTGGTCCTGCGCGTGGACTCCTCGGTGACCACGCTCGTCGACTACCACCACCAGCCGCGCCGACGTGCCGGCCACGGAGGCCACGGAGCCGGCGGTCACCGCAACGGGCACCACGGCGAGGACCTGGTGCTGCCCGTGCCGGACGGCACCGTCGTCACCGAGGGCGGCACGGTGCTGGCCGACCTCGTCGGCGAGGGCACCGAGATGGTCATCGCCGCCGGAGGCCGCGGGGGGCTGGGCAACGCCGCCCTCGCCTCCTCCAAGCGCAAGGCGCCGGGGTTCGCGCTGCTGGGGGAGCCCGGCGAGGAGCGCCAGGTGGTGCTCGAGCTCAAGGTCGTCGCCGACATCGGGCTGGTCGGGTTCCCCAGCGCCGGCAAGTCCAGCCTCATCGCCGCGCTGTCGCGGGCCCGACCGAAGATCGCGGACTATCCCTTCACCACGCTGGTGCCGAACCTCGGTGTGGTCGTCGCCGGCGATGTCACCTTCACCGTCGCCGACGTCCCGGGTCTCATCGAGGGCGCCAGCGACGGCAAGGGACTGGGGCACGACTTCCTGCGCCACGTCGAGCGTTGCGCAGCGATCGTCCATGTGGTCGACACCGCCTCGCTGGAGTCCGACCGCGACCCCGTGCGCGACCTGGAGGTCATCGAGCGGGAGCTCGCCCGCTACGGCGGGCTCGAGGACCGACCGCGCCTCGTGGTCCTGAACAAGGTCGACCTGCCCGACGGGTCCGACCTCGCCGACATCGTGGAGGCCGACGTACGCGCCCTCGGGCACCCGGTGCTCCGCGTCAGCGCGCTCACCGGGGAGGGCCTGCGGCCGTTGTCCTTCGCCATGGCCGAGATCGTCGCGGCGGCCCGGGCGGCAGAGCCGGCCGCGGAGCCGACCCGCATCGTGATCCGCCCCTCGGTGGCGGGATCCGGCGCGGACTTCACGATCAAGCAGACCGGTGAGGGCTGGCGCGTACGCGGGGACAAGCCCGAGCGCTGGGTGCGCCAGACGGACTTCAGCAATGACGAGGCGGTCGGCTTCCTCGCCGACCGGCTCAACCGCCTCGGGGTCGAGGAGCGGCTGGTGAAGCTCGGCGCGGTCGAGGGCGACGCCGTCCTCATCGGGCACCCCGACAACGCCGTCGTCTTCGACTTCAAGCCCGGCATGGATGCCGGTGAGCAGAACCTCGGTCGCCGTGGTGAGGACTCCCGCTTCTCCGAGCAGCGTCCCGCCGCCGTCCGACGTCGCGCGATCGACGAGGCGTTCGCCGGACGCGAGCCGCACGAGGCCCGTGCCGACATCGCACTGAGGCTCGCGGAGCAGGGAATCGTGCTCGACGCCGCCGAGGAGGCGGACTACCTCCGGGGCGACGCCGGACGCGCGGACTGGGAGTCGGCGTGGGACGAGGACGACCCCGGGGTCGACCCCGAGCAGGGCGACGACGAGCAGGGCGACGACGAGCAGGGCGACGACGAGCAGGGCGACGACGAGGTCGAGGTGACCTGGGCGAGCGACCTCGAGCCGAGGTCGTGA
- the rpmA gene encoding 50S ribosomal protein L27, giving the protein MAHKKGAASTKNGRDSNAQRLGVKRFGGQAVNAGEIIIRQRGTHWHPGANVGRGGDDTLFALSAGAVEFGTKRGRRVVNIVPGE; this is encoded by the coding sequence ATGGCACACAAGAAGGGCGCCGCGTCCACCAAGAACGGCCGCGACTCCAACGCCCAGCGCCTCGGTGTGAAGCGCTTCGGCGGCCAGGCCGTCAACGCGGGCGAGATCATCATCCGCCAGCGTGGCACGCACTGGCACCCCGGCGCGAACGTCGGCCGCGGTGGCGACGACACGCTGTTCGCCCTGAGCGCCGGCGCGGTCGAGTTCGGCACCAAGCGCGGACGCCGCGTCGTCAACATCGTCCCGGGCGAGTGA
- the rplU gene encoding 50S ribosomal protein L21, translated as MYAIVKSGSLQQRVAVGDVIEIDKISTEVGGSVTLPVVMLVDGETVTTGEKVGAASVTVEVLGATKGPKIVIQRYKNKTGYKRRQGHRQHYTQVKVTDISA; from the coding sequence GTGTACGCGATCGTCAAGAGCGGAAGCCTGCAGCAGAGGGTCGCCGTCGGTGACGTCATCGAGATCGACAAGATCTCGACCGAGGTCGGCGGGTCCGTGACTCTTCCCGTGGTCATGCTCGTCGACGGCGAGACGGTCACCACGGGCGAGAAGGTCGGCGCGGCGAGCGTCACCGTCGAGGTGCTCGGCGCGACCAAGGGTCCCAAGATCGTGATCCAGCGCTACAAGAACAAGACGGGCTACAAGCGCCGTCAGGGTCACCGCCAGCACTACACGCAGGTCAAGGTCACCGACATCTCGGCCTGA